agcgtatactcacaagCAAATTTAATTCTCTAATTTTTtaggcatgactagaacatgataagaaccttcacaatgaaattttgtaatttttaaacgagatacagattaattataaattgtttaagaaattcataattatgagggaataaaaattcataattaatttatccctagtcgaagaaatttaattttgtgtatagctatattttaacgtgctaaacatgtatgaaaaaaatagtgaaaaaattcaacatgtaggtcacatttttagactacacgtatattatagggtggtcaaaattaaataagaagaaattcaagttacaatgctagaatatatgttttatattttattgggtcatttttcaaacataaagtatattacagggtaaatttgaacaattaacccgttaaaataagaAAGATGAACCTGTCgatagtgtgctaaataaaattccaagacctatttgcgtgtgacaattttcaaattgcccaaatttttctttttgtaaatgtgTTAATGGACTTTTTGGTTGACTTTAATGTAcaaaaattatcgatcgagcccGGGCGACCGCCCGGGGTCGTCATACGGTAGAACCGCCACtgaaaagaaataacaaatgaTAAAACAAATGATCGTATAAAAGAATTATGAGTTAATTATACTATGAAACACTCACATAATCAGACATGTCAAGGCCGCGTAAATATCAgtaatagttttaaaaaaataaaataattgaatgtaatcgcAAATGTTTGTGTAGCCTCTTGGGTGATTCATAATCACCTTGTCCTCCATCCACATGGTTGTAGGGTCAACCTTCACTTACTCTTTGAGAAGCAAAGTTTTCTCTTTGCTCGTCAATTCATATGGTATTTTGAATTGTTGAActtattttacaaattaaaatcGATTAAAAAGAGTTGTGTATCTTTTCAGTTGTTAGACCTGATGATAATGTGTTATGAAAATAGAGATTATAAAGAGAAAGATAAGTGTCTACCACTAAATAAAACAGTTTAATTCTCCTAATGAAACAACCAGCTAGctactaaaaccaaaacaacgtaaatcaaaataaaacacataACTCCCAAacacaatataacaaaaaaaaaaaacattataatgaCTACCAACATCCAAATCATGGTAAGAAACCCTTCATCATTCCACTGAAGTGTATGTCTAGATTCGTAGTGACATTGGCAGATTCACCATAAGTCTGTGATTTTAAAAGAAGCTACATTTTGAAGCTTTAATTAAATTGCTCTTGCTATGATTTTGCCAAACTCAATGTTCATCTAAACATACAGGAAACATGAAATTGGATCATTTTTCTCTCATCTTCTTTTTCCAAAGAAGAAACGCATAAGGACAACAACCATAGCAATACTACCTGCAGAACCAGCTGCCAGAACTGGCCAATTCAACAACTCAAACCCTATAATATCcttcatattcatcaaactAAATTCGAAAACCCCAAATTTCTTTTCCAAAACCCTCTTATCTTTCAACCACTTTTCCTCCTCCACCTTCTTCCCCATCAACATACTCTTTAATTCCTCAACCTCCATCTCTTTCTCATAAATCTTTTCCTTCATCTCTTCCTCAATCCTAACCCTCTTACTATTCTCCTCAACCTCTTTCATCTCAATAACACCAATTCTCCTTTCCAATTCCCTAACTTTCATTTCCATCTCCACATTCTCTTGCTTCAACTCTTTCCCTTCTTTCTCAACTATCTCAatcttattttccttttcatctATTATCTTTCTCAGTTTCTCTATCTCAACTTTTGATTCAACCACTTCTCTTCGGAGCCTCGCCGCCTCCTTCTCCAACTCCGCCGTTGAATCAGAATTCTTGCGTAGCTTCTCAATCTCCGTCTTCATTTTCTCAATCTCTTCGTTATTCTTTATGTTCTCTGTTTCTAGCTCACCACGTTCACATTCCAAAACCGCCATTATTTTCTCACTCGATCCCTTGTCATCCCCCATTGAGATAAGTAATttagaaatagaaaaatgaaaatgaaaatggaagTTAACGTTGAAGAGAATTAGATCATTGATTAAAGATGTTGAAAAGTTTGTGATATGAATGATGAAGATTGCGGTTTCGGGATGAATGGAAATGATTCTGTAAGAATTGCAAGGTCAtcaatactattttatgagaaaaaatcGGAGGATTTTTCGGGTCAATGAAGAAgtattcaaaattttgacattatttttttaaattttttatttattttttagaaattcaACTAGTtttgtagaagaaaaaaaatctcatgtGTGGAAATGACACACAAATAGAATAGTATAAGATACAAACTGTGGCATGTCATTTTTCAAGCAGTGATGACATGTTTTTACATTGTTCGGTGTCTTGTAATTATTTAACACAAGTTGCATTTATTAAGCTATGATATTAATTACAATACTTGATTAAAATAGTTGTCATAGAGGAATAGATTAACATTGAGAAAGATATTAACCATTATTTTATCCGATttgactttttcttttattgtgtTTTGATGTAGCATGATTGTTCTTTGATTTTGTAATATCAAGTCTACAATATTTTTCAACTATTCTCTTCTTTGAATTCTCTTGAGCATACTggggttttgttttgattaataTCAGTATTTTGTTGCGGCAATTCTGCtgcaaaagttgaaatttttcattcaagtaatgcattagTATTCTTCTTTTTGAAACAAGGtagaatgtgtttttttttcaccTGATTTTGAGTTCCTTAGAAAAGTCAGTGAATTTGAGTTTCCATGCCTCGAAATTATAAGCTTCATTTTCTCGCGATCAAATACAATCTTTGTTGTTGCTGTGgaaaaatatggaaataaaCTAATAATGACAAACTCTACATTGTATGTGTGTGTAGAGTGAGAGAGAGTCGGGATCCATTGACATCGAGTGTAAATCAAAAGACGTTAATTTTCTCTACGTGTCACGCATATCATGCTAGTTATTAGTTATTATAAGAGAGTGTGAAGGCTAGATTCGAATAAGAAAAGACCAAATTTGCGCCAGTTATTGAAGTCCAAATTAAAACGACcaaaattaaagtatttttaTAAACGGATACTCCTTCCCTTTCAAAATGCGTGCCATTGTAGGGATaacatttgttttaaaatagaaaagctAAAGTTTCCAATTCTTGAGTATCTTAAACACTTGGTGGTGAGccttatttatactactctAGGAAGTGGCTCAGGgacaaaaggaaaagaaaatagaggaacactctaatattctcaaagaaaagTTATATTACTTGAATGATTCAATACTTGATTTTTACAAAACACTTGTTGGTGAGCCTTATTTATACCACTCTAGGAAGGCTCTACATTACAAACTAGAATTATCTAGAAACATTGATTACAAAGAAAGGCCTAGAAACATGGATACTCTAGTTCATATGACTAGAAGGATCTAGAAACATTAAGATTTTTCTagtgctttattttatttagtggAGTGTCTAGTAGCTTCCTTATTATTCCATAGTATTTTAGAGACTTCTATATTATTCTTTAGTTTTCTAGAAACTTCCATATTATTCTTCCTCAGGAAGGCTTTACATTACAAACTAGAAATATCTAGAAACATTGATTACAAGGAAAGGCCTAGAGATAGGGATATTCTAGTTCATATGACTAGAAGGATCTAGAAACATTAAGATTTCCCTAGCGCTTTATTTTATCCAGTAGAATGTCTAGTAGCTTCGACATTATTCTTTAGTATTCTAGAGACTTCCATATTATTCTTTAGTGTTATGGAGACTTCCACATTTTTCTTTAGTATTCTAAGGACTTCCATATTATTCTTCATCATTCTCCCCAGGTTGGAGAAGACTCATCCTCAAGTCGAAAGTCTTCTTCATCACTAGAGTATGGGGAAAAATCAGCAACATTAAAGGTACATAGCAGAGACTCCATAGTAATCCAGGGAAAAATCCATACTAACAACTACCCAAGGTGGCTTAGGAATTGGACGGGACATTCATAACTTTGTTGTATCCTTCAATGGTTCCTTCGCGACTAAAAGTTCTAGTGACTTGCATTCAAAATAAGAGCAATGTCTGAAATTTATGTAAGATGCACCATGCTTCTCAAACACCACACGCCGCTTCTTAGGCTTCTGCAAACCCAAGCTCAAAGAGCTTTTGACGAGCCTCGACATAATCAGCAAAGAAAGCATCTTCATCGGCAACATATTTCTCAACAAGTAGGCGAAATACAAGGTCGCTCAAAAGTGCCTTATCACTTGGCAACTGAAGAAGGCCTTCCTTCTCACCACCCAACAACTTCGTGAAATATGAGTTGTCAAAAATGAGAGGATTAGAAGTCCATGGGCCCTCAAATCCAGAACGCTCCTTGTGTGCAGCTCCAATGGTGTGGTACCAGACAAAGCAACGATGTCCTGGTCACTAAGCCCCATAGATTTGCCAAACACATCCCTCAAATGGTTGGAACCCTCGGTAGCATCAGGCAAGCGACCCTCTAATGGTGGCTCAGGCTTGTCCTCCCCGCCGGGGTGGAAAGGAACTTCAGGTCCACCAGTAATCTCAACAGCAACAACACCAGACAACTGATAGAAATCAACATAGCTAATGATTAGGAATTGCTCCTTAAGAGGCTCCAAAATGACTTTTGATTTCCAATGAAATATTAACCACACATTTCTAGAAGTTTCGATCAATTCAACCAACCTACCGCTTCAATTATTTCCTAGTAAGTATCAAATGATTGATctctaataaaatattatttttacctTACATTTATAATAGTAGTAAAAATATAGAGATAATTTGATAAAGTTactattctctttcttttaatcattacatttttttaatactttttttttgttactttttccTTGACGCATTCAGCGCCGGGGTTTGagtttgcatttttattttattactccctccgtcccttaataagtgacacagttgacccaattactcataccaatgcgtaattttgagtttaaatatcttgagtaatatattggaaaaaattatgaaaatttgatattttaaaaatactcatcgagacgaacctaacgacatcttatatgatattatttatctttgtatattagtagaaaaatatggtcaaagtaacttaggtcaaaattgcacattttcaaacaggtcatttattgcgggacggagggagtattattttttattttttttggtacaagagtTTGCATTTTTGGAATACATGCgtaaactattattattattattacaaaattattattattattacaaaataataatagtcaCTTTTCCTTTTATTCTTACAAAATGAGTAGTTAAAATGcccaatttaaaattttaaaataaagatcaAATAGGATGCAATGCCAATGCGCCACTtcaacatgaaatgaaattataGTACACCTAGAGAGAATTTAGTgtattttaaaaggaaaagaaaattatcaaaGCATCGCGATCTTGTTGTTTCACAAACACAAAACTCTTTCTTACAAAATCTGCAATAGTGTTAGAACCTCCTCATAGATCGATTCAAACAAAACGCAATGGATTCTTCTCACATGACGTCACTTCCCGAAGACATCACCGACGATCAACCACCACAACCCGCTTCCGTTTTCGCTTCTGTTCCTCAACGCCCTCCAACTAAGTAACCTTCTTCTTCAACCACTTcgatcttcatctttttccacACGACCtcgttttcatttttcatttgttatatTGTAGGAGTTCTTCGGAGAAATACGCACCGTTAGATTGGTCTGTGTACTTTGATAAAGAAGATGATGTTGCTATTCCGGAATCAAATGATGTTAGTTTGTTTGCATAATCAatattaactaatttttttttttttttttttgctaacgatttattttacttattataTTCAGGTTTTTCATGTTTACATGGCAGGAACTGAGGGTCCTGTTGTATTTTGTTTACACGGTGGTGGTTATTCTGGGTATGCTAATGCATTTTTACTTGATGGATTTACATACTATAgtgtaaaagttttttttttacactgtcAATCAATTATAACCGTGATATCGTTAAAAATGTAACTATTTTAAAGTAATTCATTTGATTGATTGTGATTTGCTGAAAGTGTAAAAAGACAATGTATttaaattaaactaatttttaatgTGTGTCCATGGAGTGACATGGAAATCGGAACATTGTCACTTATTAACTGCTATCATAATGCAATGAGAAAAAGAGCAAAAATTTTTAGAGTTTGAGAGAGTTGTAAATTCTATAAGGGTTTTCATATTTAAAGATAAGAATGAAGGCATATACATATTAAATACaagttattaatattaattgtcGATAACTAGTAACTAACACGTAACCGTATAGGTAAATAATTAATCAGAAAACTAACCTAACTACAACCATGAAACTAACTCTGCGACAAGATCGCGGGTGTTATCGATGGGTTTCAACCCTAACCAGCTTGATTTATTCCTGAAACATGAAAGATATATGCTAAACTAGTATTAGCAGCAATTTACGACACCAAATTTCCATTTGATTGTTAGTTATTACACTTCGAACTTGTTTTCTGCACCTTAAATGTGTACGCACCGTATAAATACAGATATATTTATGCACGATAAAAAATGCTTTCAACAATTATTGCAAGTTAAATTTGATAAAAGCCTCCACATTATTTCATTACAGGCTTTCATTTGCTGTGTCAACGGGTATAATTAAGGAGAAAGCTAGGGTGGTTGCGATGGACTTGAGAGGTCATGGACAATCAGTGACAGATAATGATTTTGACTTATCTGTTGAGGTACGGAGTAATTAATAACCTAAGTGAACTACATTGTTTGTGAATATGTGTGCCATGCAACCCATGTTCAGTTGCTGGTTTTTGTTATACTTCTCATGTGATTGTAACGGTGATCATTGTTTTGTTGTGCAGACCATGTGCAATGATGTATTGGCTGTTATAAAGGAATTATATGGCGATTCTCCTCCAGCAATTATCCTCGTTGGTCACAGGTGATTTAAATTGATAggatttatgttattttattgtcTCCGGCTTTTCATACAAGAAGTCCACTTTATCGACTATCTTGAATCTTTGTGAAGCATGTTGGTCACTTAAAGTAAAATTGGATTCTTTTCCATATTAAATGCACTGAAACTATTCTTCTGTCACTTCCTTGATTAGATGATGATATAATATAACTCTTGGTAACCGGGTAAAAGTTTGGTGTCTTTATTTGGTAGAATTGAAGGGGGACAAATTTCAGGGTGTTTTAGTTATATTTTGTGGTGTAGAGTCCTGTTTAATGACAAGCATCATCTATGCTATATTGGATATTGCATGTTGTTAATATTTTGCCCATGTGAAGTTCAACGAAGGAAaggaaatttaattttgttctggTTATTACAAAGATTTTGGGGATGGATGGTTAATCACCAAAACAGAGTTGAGTTGAGTTGACAAAAGAAGAGAACTTTTAATGTATTGTCTGATATGAAGAAGCCATTAGCCAAATgccaaattattttcttttcctcGTTTTTTTACCTGCCTCATCACCACAGCTTCCCTTCATCTGACTAGATTTGTCGTTCTTCAATTGTTACACATTGTTTTTCATAATCAAAATGTATCTGCTGTAAAACTGTAAGACAAAACTGTagaaatgttttgattttgttgtatGTGATTGCTAAACTTGGTTTCAACTCAACATATATTATGTTTAATGAGGCAAGTTTTACATTTGCATTTGCTCTTGCAGATATTCATCTGTCTCTATtcatttacttgtgtttttAATAGACAACCTTTATTTTTcccttttactttctttcttcaatGAATTTTATTCCTATAGAAATATTTGGTGAACCTAGCCTGACTCAATTATCACTTTCTGTTATATAAATGCTAATTAATTTTGGTGTATACTATTATCTTACTGATTAAAATGCTATCCATCATCAAAGCATGGGGGGGTCGATTGCTGTGCATATTGCTGCAAGGAAATCATTGTCAACCTTGGCTGGGTTGATTGTTGTGGATGTTGTAGAGGTTGGTTTCTAACTTCCTAATAGTTAAGTTCCTTATTGCTTTTACTACAACTTACTTGTCACGGATGGGCACTGAAATGTTGACTGTCACAAGAATTTCAGGGAACAGCAATGGCTTCACTAATTCATATGCAGCAAATCCTCTCAAATAGGATGCAACATTTTTCAAGCATTGAAAAAGCCGTAAGCTCTGTATCCTTATCTGTTTTCatttgcattttaagttatccGATACATGGTTGACACTACTGTTTtcaatttggattttatttattttcttgacaTTTTTTTGTCGTTAGTTAGATATTTAAGAAAAAGGCCTTTTTCTATGTCATCCTAATTTATTATGCACTGCTTGAACATCAGTGCTTGAGTGTTGTTTCATTTGTTTTGGTGAATTTTGAATGGAGTTGGAATTGCTTGTATGCAGATTGAATGGAGTGTGAGGGCTGGCACTTTAAGAAATATCGATTCTGCTCGCGTATCAGTCCCCACCACCATAAAATATGATGATTCGAAGAAATGGTTGGTAGCTCTCTCCTTGCTTTTCATTACACCGGTGGAATAGTCCAAAATATAGTCCTTTTTTCCTTTATCCAATCTGGACAAGCTGGTTCCACAGACTTCGTTTTACGCTTAATTGGCGTTATCTTGATTTGATGCTGCAGTTATGTTTATCGAACAGAGCTGGAAAAGACCGAACAATATTGGAAAGGCTGGTATGTCTTATCTGAGTCTTTTCATGCTTACTACATTTaagaatattaatttaatttcttttgacattattatatttattattattattattatatcataCGATAAGGATATGTTGaatattttgtattatattttttttttttgagaggaagatTATCTTCTAGGATTGGTTATCACGTttctttaattataataataacgaGGATTAATAGTTCAGCAAGTATAATAGAATTTTCcctaaaagaaaaaagtataataGAATTTCTACAATTCATAGTTTTGTGATTCTACAGAGAAAGGCTATAGCTATTCTATTGAAGTTCTCAACTGAATTTTGATTGTATTGATTTCTGTTACAATTACAAATGAGTCAATCTATTTATAGATTGCCTTGTGATCTACACTAGCAGGTTAAGGATGATTGACTGACTGACACATGTCAGGTTAGTTACAAACTTAACAGAGACGGCTAGAGCCGTTATAGGGTTTAATACAATGTGGGAGAGTCCACCAAAGCTTGCACGAGCTTTGGTTAGGACAGACCAACTATAGATCAACTGTATCGTTTAATAAAGTATAAATAAGGATGActgtttttttttgaaccaaaaTAAGGAATACCACTTGTGTGCTGTAATAAGGTCcaatataattttattgatCCGcgtatttatttttctctctaaataCCTAAATGACCAACTCTATAATTTCCAACACTATCCACAGTAGTTAACAAATGCTATTCATGAAACAAATGGCTTTCTGTATCTGTTTTATGTAAGAGGTAAAAAACATGTTTACAATCCTTGATGAATTGTTTGACGTTGCATCTGTCCTGCAAATGGAGGTTATCATGGATTATTGTAGGTTAATTGCCTAATATTGCATGGATATGAATTTGCAACCCTTTCCATCAaacattttcatatttattctttttatcatGTACAAGTTATATGCTGATATACAATCCTTGTTGTGCAAAAGATTCTAAACAGGTAGAACTAggctaaattttttattgaattgaaagTAAATTTAAGTATTTTATCATCGGATTatactttatatatttttcatacagGTATGAAGGCCTCTCAGATAAATTTTTGTCATCCCCTGTTCCGAAGCTGTTGTTACTAGCAGGAACAGATAGATTGGACAGGTCAAATCCCTTGCACTGTTTTAGTTTTTGGTtgtgtttaaattttatttgttagtttCCAGGGAAACCTTTACTCGTTGTGGTTTATCAATTTCATTAGCCAGAATGGAATTAAACATCTGGAtgcaaatttcttttctaacttaATATCTTATCTCCAAAAAGTGTTGATTATAACTGTCCTGTTCAATTTCCAAGTAGTAGAGTAGATTGTGATCAGAGATGTGATGAGtttaattttaagttatttcattaataactgCGATTCAAATGTATAATCTGAAAATGATAACTCTGGTAGAAAtagttttatatataattttttctatttctcatttttcttcccCGAGTTTATGAGCAAACGATTTGTTCTAGTGGAGttctaacttttatttttttattggcaCTGTTTCTGTAACAGGTCTCTCACAATTGGTCAAATGCAAGGGAAGTTTCAGATGATAGTAGTCAGACACACAGGGCATGCTATTCAGGTTTGTACTTGCCATGTTTCTTGCTGCATTCATTATGTCGTTTTATGGTTTTCTTCGTTACTTGGCAATCTAACATATTCTGTCCTAATATATTTAGGAAGATGTACCTGATGAATTTGCAACTCTTGTTGTTAACTTTATTGCTCGTAACCAAATAGGCCCTAATGGAGTCGTGGTATGTATCTTTTTCATTTCTGTTAACAATTGTTCTGCAAATGGTACCAATACTGTAATCACACTAAAGCTATGTTTAgttaaaaatagcggatagctgttaagctagcttatagcggatagctgataataGGGATaacggatagctgataagctagcttatagggGATAGTTGATACTCTAGATGATAACGTATGGCAGATAAACTAGCTGATTAAGTTTGTAGTGTTTGGCAAAATCAATGGTTGAACTAGtcgataaatatgaaatgacataaaaaagatGTGTGCagttaatatgtattttttcaattaagatgaCATGGGTAGAATTGAGAGAACAAAATGATAAGCTATCAGCTACTTGAAGTAGCTTATCGAAAAGCGCTATATGCTAGGtaaaaaaagctataagctcaaaatttGTCTTGCCAAACAGAGCCTAACTAGAGGGTTTTGTCCCCATAATAAGAATATCGTGGCTCTGTTTTTACTCTATCCATGATTGGAACAGGTTTCTCCATTCTATATGGATTACTTTTTAGTCTGTAATCTTAACCATTTCAATTTGGAGCTTCAACCTCAACTAGTCTGATGAGGCAGACAAATTCCCCAAAGCTtcagaaatcaaaatcaaatacgAGCACACActcacacaaacaaacaaacaaacatatatgcGGGTAGAGATTCATTCATGTAGCCCAGTTTGCGATTCATTGTCTATTTAGCCATCCAATCTATGATAATGGTTGCCTTCTTTGAGGGTATGCATGAACCTCAACTCTCAATCTTTGCATCTTCAAATGATTTTAAGTATTCTGCCTCAGATAGATGAATCAAGGACGGTTGATTGATCAAGGAAATAACAGCCTGTGAATCAATCTCAATCATAATTTTCTTCTATTCAGCCGACAGAGCTGTTCAATGGCCAACATGCCAAGAAGATCCCATCAGCCATTATCCAGTCTCATCCCTCAGCATGCCCTCACAACTAGCTTTCCTAGGGGTACCTTGAGAAACCCCATTTGATCC
Above is a genomic segment from Medicago truncatula cultivar Jemalong A17 chromosome 5, MtrunA17r5.0-ANR, whole genome shotgun sequence containing:
- the LOC11436186 gene encoding peroxisomal and mitochondrial division factor 2, whose product is MGDDKGSSEKIMAVLECERGELETENIKNNEEIEKMKTEIEKLRKNSDSTAELEKEAARLRREVVESKVEIEKLRKIIDEKENKIEIVEKEGKELKQENVEMEMKVRELERRIGVIEMKEVEENSKRVRIEEEMKEKIYEKEMEVEELKSMLMGKKVEEEKWLKDKRVLEKKFGVFEFSLMNMKDIIGFELLNWPVLAAGSAGSIAMVVVLMRFFFGKRR
- the LOC11436187 gene encoding protein phosphatase methylesterase 1, producing MDSSHMTSLPEDITDDQPPQPASVFASVPQRPPTKSSSEKYAPLDWSVYFDKEDDVAIPESNDVFHVYMAGTEGPVVFCLHGGGYSGLSFAVSTGIIKEKARVVAMDLRGHGQSVTDNDFDLSVETMCNDVLAVIKELYGDSPPAIILVGHSMGGSIAVHIAARKSLSTLAGLIVVDVVEGTAMASLIHMQQILSNRMQHFSSIEKAIEWSVRAGTLRNIDSARVSVPTTIKYDDSKKCYVYRTELEKTEQYWKGWYEGLSDKFLSSPVPKLLLLAGTDRLDRSLTIGQMQGKFQMIVVRHTGHAIQEDVPDEFATLVVNFIARNQIGPNGVVIPGLPKPAFSKP